In Listeria cossartiae subsp. cossartiae, one genomic interval encodes:
- a CDS encoding MerR family transcriptional regulator translates to MRTLSTGEIAQLFQISKYKIRHYIDEGILVPKRNPENGYYYFEETDIYRLYQIILFRKIGFSIQEIKESLLGEKVTPMLEQAERNLQKKMADLLETQKTIQQIIHAQKDITFHEMAFVIRETRYFQKIPDQIIYHNSIDYSRAVKQHLPNLEEPFYLFTEQDTGIVCLKSTKETSDYTFPAGKYACKNFIVENEKILETQIEQFLEELKSPAQNWLIHENIYPSLAYPQAMVYTMEVQI, encoded by the coding sequence ATGCGAACCCTTTCCACTGGTGAAATCGCTCAACTTTTTCAAATATCTAAATACAAAATACGTCACTATATCGATGAAGGTATTCTCGTTCCTAAAAGAAATCCAGAAAATGGCTATTATTATTTTGAAGAAACGGACATTTACCGTTTATATCAAATTATCCTATTTAGAAAAATCGGCTTTTCCATACAAGAAATCAAAGAAAGCTTGCTTGGTGAAAAAGTAACTCCTATGTTAGAACAAGCCGAAAGAAATCTGCAAAAAAAGATGGCCGACTTATTAGAAACCCAGAAAACAATTCAACAAATCATCCATGCGCAAAAAGATATCACTTTCCATGAAATGGCGTTTGTTATTAGAGAAACTCGTTACTTCCAAAAAATTCCCGACCAAATAATCTATCATAACTCTATTGACTATTCCAGAGCCGTAAAGCAACATCTACCTAATTTAGAAGAACCATTTTACCTTTTCACAGAACAAGACACTGGCATAGTCTGCCTTAAAAGCACCAAAGAAACGAGTGATTATACATTCCCAGCCGGCAAATATGCTTGCAAGAATTTTATAGTAGAAAATGAAAAAATCTTAGAAACACAAATTGAACAGTTTTTAGAAGAACTAAAATCCCCTGCGCAAAATTGGTTAATCCATGAAAATATTTACCCTTCACTCGCCTATCCGCAAGCAATGGTTTACACGATGGAAGTGCAAATATGA
- a CDS encoding ABC transporter ATP-binding protein/permease — protein sequence MIDKRLFQLVEKKSLILLILFRVLSLGLMIGLWLVFAQQLTSYLNGESINWLLLIGVVLVVLTGKAVFTKLAEKQIYHASAELRLSMRRAVMEKAFRLGNNEGQLPASTLTQLAVDGIEQLEIYYSRFLPQLFYCFIASLMIFGSLVGFAWQPAIVLLICMPMIPIVIMMVMKIAKRILSGYWSDYTNLGSKFHENLSGLSILKAYDQDKYKQEEIVSDAERFRKATMSLLSMQLNSITIMDIISYSGAALGIGMSLIMFTNGTISMTGMLMFLLLSAEFFIPMRQLGSLFHVAMNGISACSKLFAYLELKEQVYGETELEKPLEKMEVRDLSFTYEKGKSAALHEVSASFTKGSFSALVGKSGSGKSTFVRVLLNQLPGYQGEIKWNNVPLSDLRAEAIRKQGVLVDNHGYLYANSIQENLLIGNPEASEADLWNVLEQVSLADFVRNLPGQLNELLEENGRNLSGGQRQRLLLARALLRESELYVFDEITSGVDLESEKIILAVLQKLAQEKIVLFISHRLYNVLAADQVLVFEAGKLVEVASPEHLQRESNYFKNYFSEEEALLKGGA from the coding sequence ATGATTGACAAGCGCTTGTTTCAACTGGTTGAAAAGAAATCTTTAATATTATTAATTCTGTTTCGGGTACTTAGTCTAGGGCTCATGATTGGTCTGTGGCTTGTTTTTGCTCAACAATTAACTAGTTATTTAAACGGCGAAAGCATCAATTGGCTGCTGTTAATTGGGGTAGTTTTAGTGGTTTTGACAGGTAAAGCGGTATTCACCAAACTAGCGGAGAAACAAATTTACCATGCTTCGGCGGAACTGCGATTATCGATGCGACGCGCGGTAATGGAAAAAGCTTTTCGACTAGGCAATAATGAAGGGCAACTACCAGCATCTACATTAACGCAACTCGCTGTAGATGGAATTGAACAATTAGAAATTTATTATTCACGTTTTTTACCGCAATTATTTTATTGTTTCATCGCGTCTTTGATGATTTTTGGCAGTTTAGTTGGTTTTGCCTGGCAGCCGGCGATTGTGTTGTTGATTTGTATGCCGATGATTCCGATTGTGATTATGATGGTGATGAAAATTGCCAAGCGGATTTTGAGTGGTTATTGGTCGGATTATACGAATTTAGGAAGCAAATTTCATGAGAATTTAAGTGGTTTAAGTATTTTAAAAGCGTATGATCAAGATAAATATAAACAAGAAGAAATTGTTTCTGATGCGGAACGTTTTCGGAAAGCAACGATGAGTTTGCTGTCAATGCAGTTAAATTCGATTACGATTATGGATATTATTTCGTATAGTGGGGCGGCGCTTGGGATTGGAATGTCTTTAATTATGTTTACTAATGGAACTATTAGTATGACTGGAATGCTAATGTTCTTGCTACTAAGCGCGGAGTTTTTTATTCCGATGCGTCAACTGGGCTCTTTATTCCATGTCGCGATGAATGGAATCAGTGCTTGTAGTAAATTGTTCGCTTATTTGGAGCTGAAAGAGCAAGTTTATGGCGAAACGGAACTAGAAAAACCGCTAGAAAAAATGGAAGTTCGGGATCTAAGCTTTACATATGAAAAAGGGAAAAGTGCGGCGCTTCATGAGGTGTCTGCTAGTTTTACTAAAGGGAGCTTTTCGGCGCTTGTTGGTAAGTCGGGTTCTGGGAAAAGTACTTTTGTGCGTGTGTTACTCAATCAATTACCGGGTTATCAAGGGGAAATCAAATGGAACAATGTGCCGCTATCTGATTTAAGGGCAGAGGCGATTCGTAAGCAAGGTGTGTTAGTGGATAATCACGGCTATCTTTATGCGAATAGTATTCAGGAAAATTTATTAATTGGTAACCCTGAAGCTAGTGAAGCCGATTTATGGAACGTTTTGGAGCAAGTCAGCTTGGCGGATTTTGTCCGTAATTTACCCGGACAATTAAATGAGCTTTTAGAAGAAAATGGGCGTAATTTATCTGGTGGGCAAAGACAGCGTTTGTTGCTTGCGAGAGCGTTACTTCGGGAATCTGAGTTGTATGTTTTTGATGAAATTACTTCTGGCGTAGATTTGGAAAGTGAAAAAATAATTCTTGCGGTTTTACAAAAATTAGCGCAGGAAAAAATCGTGCTCTTTATTTCGCATCGCTTATATAATGTGTTAGCAGCGGATCAGGTGTTAGTTTTTGAAGCTGGAAAATTGGTTGAGGTTGCGAGTCCGGAACATTTACAGCGAGAATCCAATTACTTTAAAAACTATTTTTCAGAAGAAGAAGCGTTGTTGAAAGGGGGAGCTTAA
- a CDS encoding GNAT family N-acetyltransferase, with amino-acid sequence MTISIKNITSFEKESLLKEVVFSVGAGFKSKFTKALFSEAEVEDVIYAFCHYIYTEKGQNLLIATQDEKVCGCLFLTSKADSHRQFYHSIREFLTFSQRLKLIFLLSLLSHKPTSNERYIDFITVSPNFRGQGIGKKLLTHCIETFPNEQITLYVAKSNTGAYQLYQHLGFQVTEKENSAFMGVLTGIREWHKMEWIQ; translated from the coding sequence ATGACTATTTCAATAAAAAATATTACCTCATTTGAGAAAGAAAGCCTCCTGAAAGAAGTTGTTTTTTCAGTTGGTGCAGGGTTTAAATCGAAGTTCACGAAGGCACTATTTTCGGAAGCTGAAGTAGAAGATGTTATTTATGCCTTTTGCCATTACATCTATACAGAAAAAGGCCAAAATTTACTTATTGCAACACAAGACGAAAAAGTTTGCGGTTGTTTATTTTTAACGAGCAAAGCTGATTCTCACCGCCAATTCTATCATTCCATCCGCGAATTCCTGACATTTTCACAGCGGCTTAAATTAATATTCTTACTCAGCCTCCTATCTCACAAACCAACTTCCAACGAACGATACATTGATTTTATAACCGTTTCACCCAATTTTCGTGGTCAAGGAATTGGAAAAAAGCTTCTAACTCATTGTATAGAAACTTTTCCTAATGAGCAGATTACTTTATACGTGGCAAAAAGCAATACTGGCGCCTATCAGCTTTACCAACATTTAGGTTTCCAAGTGACGGAAAAAGAAAATAGCGCATTCATGGGTGTGCTAACGGGAATCAGAGAATGGCATAAAATGGAGTGGATACAATGA
- a CDS encoding NTF2 fold immunity protein, with protein sequence MTEQEQKDYLLEKVVAYCQKWNAFEAEIFEQHSKEEAELRKEFPGVDFHYAKRTDWFKKFASLITPLFDEYCTDKHRAYVDVNQHSFGFPVKFNGVEDSVEANVELKNKNRAEVYFKTQTNFDDEYLFVLLRKADEWKIDSYKNKRYRSEKWQNKLL encoded by the coding sequence ATGACGGAGCAAGAACAGAAAGATTATTTACTCGAAAAAGTAGTAGCTTATTGTCAGAAGTGGAATGCTTTTGAAGCGGAGATTTTTGAGCAGCATAGCAAGGAAGAAGCGGAATTGAGAAAAGAATTTCCTGGTGTGGATTTTCATTATGCGAAAAGAACGGATTGGTTTAAAAAGTTTGCTAGCTTAATAACGCCACTTTTTGATGAATATTGTACGGATAAGCATCGCGCGTATGTGGATGTGAATCAACATAGTTTTGGTTTCCCGGTGAAATTTAATGGGGTCGAGGATTCGGTTGAAGCGAACGTGGAGCTGAAAAATAAAAATCGGGCGGAGGTTTATTTTAAAACGCAAACCAATTTTGATGATGAATACTTGTTTGTGCTTTTGCGTAAAGCGGATGAGTGGAAAATTGATAGTTATAAAAATAAAAGATATCGCAGTGAAAAATGGCAAAATAAATTGCTTTAA
- a CDS encoding InlB B-repeat-containing protein, giving the protein MKSEESNNRQNKLRSYNVIKNMIGFLFLISFITVIGTSNQLDVQAENLTQPTAINEIFPDPALADAMRNLLGKASVTDIVSQNELDQQTGINAPYKGIKNLEGVQYLNNISNLFVYFNEITDISVISHLSNLKYVYLDENHINDFSPLSNLMNLTELSLGSTQISDISVLSNLTNLTELSLSNNQLNNLDALSGLQNLKLLNLEETQTSDISALSDLTNLEDLYLGYNQIRDISTLSDLKNLTTLYLAHNQIRDISPLSDLTKLTSLTLFNQNIMNDPIMYNPAITISNDVKGVSGALIAPATISDSGTYTNPNITWNLSSYINEVSYTFRQTVTVGNATNDFYGTVRQPLQAIPVAYTVTFDVNGTETKESVKTGDFLTEPAEPTKEGYTFTGWYDAEIGGNKWDFSTDKMPAEDMTLYAQFSINEYTAAFDVDGKTTTELVNYQSILSTPAEPKKEGYTFTGWYDAKTGGNKWDFAADTMPASDMTLYAQFKKVGGEFSVNEPGNKDKPSKGSKQTNAVNTLPKTGDTRSFWFLAGILFAGMGARMMKKSRQI; this is encoded by the coding sequence ATGAAAAGCGAAGAATCGAATAATAGGCAAAACAAGCTGCGATCATATAATGTAATTAAAAATATGATAGGGTTTCTTTTTCTGATTAGTTTCATTACTGTTATTGGGACTAGTAATCAACTAGATGTGCAAGCGGAAAATCTCACTCAACCAACTGCCATCAATGAAATATTTCCAGATCCAGCTCTAGCAGATGCAATGAGAAATCTATTAGGTAAAGCTAGTGTAACAGATATAGTATCACAAAATGAGTTAGACCAGCAGACAGGAATTAATGCCCCGTATAAAGGAATTAAAAATTTGGAAGGTGTACAGTATTTAAATAATATATCTAATTTGTTTGTATATTTTAACGAGATAACTGACATCAGTGTAATATCACATTTATCTAATTTAAAATATGTGTATTTGGATGAAAATCACATCAATGATTTTAGTCCTTTATCTAACTTAATGAATTTAACAGAATTGAGTTTGGGTTCAACTCAGATAAGTGATATCAGTGTATTATCGAATCTAACAAATTTAACAGAACTATCTTTATCTAATAATCAATTAAATAATCTGGACGCATTATCTGGTTTACAGAATCTAAAGCTTTTGAATTTGGAAGAGACGCAGACGAGCGATATTAGTGCATTGTCAGATTTAACGAATCTAGAGGATTTGTATTTAGGTTATAATCAGATACGTGATATCAGTACATTGTCAGATTTGAAAAACTTGACAACTTTATATTTAGCACATAATCAAATACGTGATATCAGTCCATTATCAGACTTAACTAAACTAACAAGTTTAACTTTATTTAATCAGAATATAATGAACGATCCAATTATGTATAACCCAGCGATTACGATATCTAATGATGTTAAAGGTGTATCAGGGGCGTTAATAGCTCCGGCAACAATTAGTGATAGTGGGACTTATACTAATCCGAATATTACGTGGAATCTATCAAGCTATATCAATGAAGTAAGCTATACTTTTAGGCAAACAGTAACTGTTGGAAACGCAACAAATGATTTTTATGGTACAGTAAGACAACCACTTCAAGCAATACCAGTAGCTTATACGGTGACCTTTGATGTTAATGGAACGGAAACAAAAGAATCAGTTAAAACAGGGGATTTTTTAACAGAACCAGCTGAACCGACCAAAGAAGGTTACACGTTTACAGGTTGGTACGATGCGGAAATAGGCGGAAATAAGTGGGATTTCAGCACAGATAAAATGCCAGCGGAAGATATGACTTTGTACGCCCAGTTTAGTATTAATGAGTACACGGCGGCTTTTGATGTAGATGGGAAGACAACGACAGAGCTCGTCAATTATCAATCAATACTCTCAACTCCCGCCGAACCGAAAAAAGAAGGCTACACTTTTACGGGTTGGTATGATGCGAAAACAGGTGGAAATAAATGGGATTTTGCGGCGGATACAATGCCAGCGAGCGATATGACTTTATATGCGCAATTTAAAAAAGTAGGTGGAGAATTTTCTGTAAATGAGCCAGGGAATAAGGATAAGCCATCGAAGGGGAGTAAACAAACAAATGCTGTAAATACTTTACCTAAAACTGGTGATACAAGATCATTTTGGTTTTTAGCTGGAATACTATTTGCAGGTATGGGAGCTAGAATGATGAAAAAATCTAGACAAATATAA
- a CDS encoding GNAT family N-acetyltransferase, producing MILTNKRAEKQDYQTILVIWEKSVIATHDFLTAEDRQFYKERIPGFLDKVELFLWFAGEEIVGFSGTSERELDMLFIDPAFTGQGFGSQILAWLMEEKQINQVDVNEQNENAKRFYLKNGFVISSRSEVDGFGKSYPILHLERA from the coding sequence ATGATACTTACAAATAAACGAGCGGAAAAACAAGATTATCAAACGATTTTAGTGATTTGGGAAAAGTCGGTTATCGCCACGCATGATTTTTTAACTGCGGAAGATCGGCAGTTTTATAAAGAGCGGATTCCGGGTTTTTTAGATAAAGTGGAGTTGTTTTTGTGGTTTGCTGGTGAGGAAATCGTTGGTTTTAGTGGGACGAGTGAGCGGGAACTAGATATGCTTTTTATTGATCCGGCGTTTACTGGTCAAGGCTTTGGGAGTCAGATTCTTGCTTGGTTGATGGAAGAGAAGCAGATAAACCAAGTGGATGTGAATGAACAGAACGAAAATGCCAAGCGGTTTTATTTAAAGAATGGGTTTGTGATTTCTTCTAGGAGTGAAGTGGATGGATTTGGGAAGTCGTATCCTATTCTTCATTTGGAGCGGGCATAA
- a CDS encoding DUF4274 domain-containing protein: MSITEEEFEEQVSELFIHYLEKCTPEEIHQLMVEWNFDNPKKPIYWIANSPKTDKGTALMLFWLMEPDFAYQFETREEMVEKSSWYEEDFDIVTVLAKNYLDGFYQNQSYGYTPPAEFQDEEMKRPIAREMFVALNGMEISESADWADGFPPELQERYNELAESVEE; this comes from the coding sequence ATGAGTATTACAGAAGAAGAATTTGAAGAACAAGTTTCGGAGCTATTTATTCATTATCTAGAAAAATGTACACCGGAAGAAATCCATCAATTGATGGTAGAATGGAATTTTGATAATCCTAAGAAACCGATTTATTGGATTGCGAATTCGCCAAAAACGGATAAAGGAACGGCGTTAATGTTGTTTTGGTTAATGGAGCCGGACTTTGCTTATCAGTTTGAAACAAGAGAAGAGATGGTTGAAAAAAGCAGTTGGTATGAGGAAGATTTTGATATTGTAACTGTTCTGGCGAAAAATTACTTAGATGGGTTCTATCAAAATCAATCATATGGGTACACACCACCAGCCGAGTTTCAAGATGAAGAAATGAAAAGACCGATTGCGCGTGAAATGTTTGTTGCTTTGAACGGGATGGAGATTTCTGAGTCGGCGGATTGGGCAGATGGTTTTCCTCCTGAATTGCAGGAACGGTATAATGAACTAGCTGAATCAGTGGAAGAATAA